The following nucleotide sequence is from Pedobacter sp. PACM 27299.
CTACTGCTTTTTTCTCCTTTTTAATACCGAGTGCAGTCACCACCACATCATCCAGCGATTTACTATCGCTCTGTAAAACGATGTTATTTGCAGAGATACTGCCTACTTTTACTTGTTTAGTCTTGTAGCCGATCGATCTGATTTCCAAAAGATCTTCCAGTGCTCCAATGATAGTAAATCCCCCTTTAAAATCAGTTGAAGTACTTTTCCCGTTATTTTTGTTCGTCACAGTCGCACCAGGAATGGGCCCTGACTCCTCTGCAACAGTCCCGGTTATTTTGGACTGCCCATACATGTTAATGCTGCAGAACATGAGAAATACTGTAAATAGTAACTTCCCTTTTGTGTAGAATTGATTCATAATTTAGCTATTGATTTGTTTAGCAAAACTAAACTCTGTTTATAAACACACTACTAAACATTCGTTAAGCATTTGTAAACAGCAACCACTAAATCACTGTTTTTCTGGATAAAAAAAGCCCGGTTCTTAATCCAGAACCGGGCCATTGAGAATTAAATTAACATGACTAATGACGCACAGATTTTATTGGCGCTGCTACCGGGTGATTGGCTTTAAAATCAAATCCGAGTAAATTTGCAATGGTTTGGGCAATCTGATCCTGGTAAATCTGGCCGGAATCCTTCATTTCTCCCTGAGCAGGTGTATCTGGTCCCAATACCGCCAGCCAGGTTTCATTAGAATGTTTTGCGGATGAACCGTGGCCGGTCCATTGATCTCCTAAGCCCCTTCCATGATCCGGACAAATGATGAATGTGGTATTGTCTTTATAAAACGGATCTTCCTGCATGGCATTCCAAAGGTTGCCAATCATCGCATCAAGATAGCTGCCGGCATCCAGGTAATAGTCGTATTGACCTGCATGACCAAGGTCATCAGGATCTACAAAATCTATATAGGTAAATTTAGGGTGATTGGCTTTAATATAAGTTTTAGCGATGGCATACGTACCCACATCCCAGCGTACAGAAGTACCAAAATAATTAGGGATATAGTTCTGGATTTCATTAGCCAGCTGCTGAGCTTCGGTTAATTGCTTTCCTTTTACTTTTTCAAAGGGGTTGATTAGGGTAATTTGGTTTCTATCTCTGTTTACAATTTTAGCTACGGGTTCCCATCCTGCAATGGTGACGATCTTATTTTCATAATCTTTCTGCATGTTCAGGAAGTCCAGAATATTTTCATTCGGGTTATTTGGATAGGAATTTGAGTTTATATTTTCATCATAATAGCCGGTAATCGTTTCACTTCTTCCGGGATAGGAGAACCAGTATTTATTTTTAACATTGACCAGGTTACCCAATTCCCGGTTTCCATATAACTGTCCTTTTTTAGCAATGACATTCCAGAAAAAAGGCATCAGTTTATCACGGCGCTCGGCCGCTGTTTCAGCCCAAAACTTCTGGAATACTGCCGCAGAATCTTGTTTACGGTATTTCTTGTTGCCGAGCAGTGCGGAATCGGCACCTTTGAAAATCTCCTGCCAGCGATAGCCGTCAATAGAAATCAGCACTACATTTCTGGTTTTTGTAGTTTGTGCAGTGGCCAGCTGAGTTAGGGTCAGCAGGATTAAAAGCAGTTTTAGTTTCATGATTTAAATTTATAATGTTTAGCAAAACTAAACTTTGTTTATAAATGAATCATTTAGTAGAGGTTAAGGATTTGTAATGCGTGGGGAATATAAAGCTATTAAAACATATAGGTTATCACAATCTATTAACTATTTTTGTGAGATCCAGTAGCTTTCATGCTCCTGGATCGCTCTTCCCTACTTCTTATAAATCAATGACAGAAAGACATTTTTTTTCCATATCCATTCGCCATACGATCGCCTTATTATTGGCTCTATGCCTTTCTATTCCTGCCTTTGCGCAGAAAAACAAACATACAGACCAGGACCATCAGGACATTTCTATCCTT
It contains:
- a CDS encoding sulfatase-like hydrolase/transferase, producing the protein MKLKLLLILLTLTQLATAQTTKTRNVVLISIDGYRWQEIFKGADSALLGNKKYRKQDSAAVFQKFWAETAAERRDKLMPFFWNVIAKKGQLYGNRELGNLVNVKNKYWFSYPGRSETITGYYDENINSNSYPNNPNENILDFLNMQKDYENKIVTIAGWEPVAKIVNRDRNQITLINPFEKVKGKQLTEAQQLANEIQNYIPNYFGTSVRWDVGTYAIAKTYIKANHPKFTYIDFVDPDDLGHAGQYDYYLDAGSYLDAMIGNLWNAMQEDPFYKDNTTFIICPDHGRGLGDQWTGHGSSAKHSNETWLAVLGPDTPAQGEMKDSGQIYQDQIAQTIANLLGFDFKANHPVAAPIKSVRH